One window from the genome of Echinicola vietnamensis DSM 17526 encodes:
- a CDS encoding eCIS core domain-containing protein: MKHFSSKTNQSQGSPAQKQPESFFQAKLNVGQPGDKYELEADNMADQVVSGISEMETSPSPSPSPDNTLQQQEEEHQTSEVETAEVQEKPLAEHITPVVQAQVEEDQVQEKEEEEELQMKEEEEVQKSPSSNEEDDENTNGNLQTKADQSPSVSPQLESQIHSGSGGHSMDADTQSSMESGFGADFSDVKVHTDHSAVQMSQDLGAQAFTHGNDIYFNEGKYDPGSTSGQHLLAHELTHTIQQGSSSAVQGKLVQREGEEGEELSPPEGIEPVDESQNLFSFRDAGGNLSILESGAGKNLKIGKISISTFKGDRYSSLFNPPFQLPTGRNTNQVDNWKSSLNSTVTQQLNTKISDATNLGGFSREESEEDRKYFFKGKNDPEYIVFGNRAELLDISLIPIWDKDLIPTSFQVDHIVEHQLGGQDNKDNYELLEASANGSSGSSIAWEMNKRIKTVYDVLKSPYYQDASKQYRPNLPARPARANQYVNLFRNQGYNISFESNDFNLETKSGNPDQHWKYSDIQGGQHLAKLEAMSAEEIEQMGTESDPALFISPSGGTRLSIPNESQYPKSQWLPRIDLKSPPDFENKTLAIDAYKAADMGRSTISASYSGMTWHMGKIEGTYIFYVDKQKTLDEALKGTGGVFQSLRLPGMSPIRIDQLDLTENGFYGIGKVLPTVPFIADADIDIVIDGDGIRLRKLFTSEEFSMPSPFSISETTLEVSFGTEGLGISGQVNFGIDQVGEGHIGASASTEGGFELEGVFNFDSNLFDPAEISVEYKDNIWTIGGEIGIPEGKVRGVKSATINATYSENTFSASGEAELDIPGIERGSMSIEYGEEGFSIGGNFDLSSDIPGITGGNVEARVSKAPGAEEYEVLVSGTAQPDIPGISSSLTVTYDNGALTIEGRASYERGMLSGTIEVGATNRAIGEDGTPAGEPDDTMRVYGGGSLTLQLTPWLAATAGVTFTPEGEIEVTARLASDSYEVFSRREFNRNLFTVPTIEIPLFAIPLGPRSIGLVAQIGGGLDFTAGFGPGELRNMSAEITYNPEREQETTVAGHGEFAIPADAGLTLRGDLSLGVSAGIASLTGGIELAGSLGLEGEAAAEVDVNWSPQTGLALDAEGRITVNPKFTFDLNAFARASLGVGFLSISETWRHNLASYEWGPDIQFGIVFPVHYREGEPFDMSFDDIEVIYPDLDVVNMAKGLARDVKNDLFA, translated from the coding sequence ATGAAACACTTCAGTTCCAAAACCAATCAATCCCAAGGCAGTCCCGCCCAAAAGCAACCAGAGAGTTTCTTTCAGGCCAAGCTGAACGTGGGTCAACCAGGGGACAAGTATGAGCTGGAGGCCGATAATATGGCCGACCAGGTGGTTAGTGGCATAAGTGAAATGGAAACTTCACCCTCACCCTCACCCTCACCAGATAACACATTACAGCAACAAGAAGAGGAACACCAAACGTCGGAAGTCGAAACTGCTGAAGTGCAGGAAAAGCCATTGGCCGAGCATATAACCCCCGTGGTGCAAGCGCAGGTGGAAGAAGACCAAGTGCAGGAAAAAGAGGAAGAAGAAGAGCTTCAGATGAAAGAAGAGGAGGAAGTACAGAAAAGTCCTTCCTCCAATGAGGAGGATGATGAAAACACCAATGGCAATCTCCAAACCAAGGCTGATCAGTCTCCATCCGTATCGCCACAACTGGAATCCCAGATCCATTCCGGCAGCGGAGGCCATTCGATGGATGCCGACACCCAATCCAGCATGGAAAGTGGTTTTGGAGCGGATTTCAGTGATGTAAAAGTCCACACGGACCATTCGGCCGTACAGATGAGCCAAGACCTCGGGGCACAGGCTTTCACCCACGGCAATGACATTTATTTCAACGAAGGAAAGTATGATCCCGGAAGCACTTCCGGCCAGCATCTCTTGGCCCATGAGCTGACCCATACCATTCAGCAGGGAAGCAGCTCGGCTGTACAGGGGAAGCTGGTGCAGCGCGAGGGGGAAGAAGGTGAAGAACTAAGTCCACCTGAAGGAATAGAACCTGTTGATGAAAGTCAAAACCTCTTTTCCTTTAGAGACGCTGGAGGAAACTTGTCAATCTTAGAATCAGGAGCTGGTAAAAATCTGAAAATTGGAAAAATAAGTATAAGCACATTTAAAGGAGATAGATATTCTAGTCTATTCAATCCACCCTTTCAATTACCAACAGGTAGGAACACTAACCAAGTTGATAACTGGAAATCTTCATTAAATTCTACAGTTACCCAGCAATTGAATACTAAAATTAGTGACGCTACTAATTTGGGTGGATTTTCGAGAGAAGAGTCAGAAGAAGACAGGAAATATTTTTTTAAAGGAAAAAATGATCCTGAATACATTGTTTTTGGAAACAGGGCGGAATTACTTGACATAAGCTTGATACCAATTTGGGACAAAGACCTTATACCTACTTCATTTCAGGTTGATCATATCGTTGAGCATCAATTAGGTGGACAGGATAACAAGGATAATTATGAATTATTGGAGGCTTCAGCGAATGGTAGTTCAGGTTCTAGCATCGCATGGGAAATGAATAAAAGAATTAAAACTGTTTATGATGTCCTCAAATCTCCGTATTATCAGGATGCTAGCAAACAATATAGACCTAACCTACCCGCACGCCCTGCTAGAGCCAACCAATATGTAAATCTTTTTAGAAACCAAGGGTATAATATTTCTTTTGAGAGCAACGACTTCAATCTTGAAACGAAATCAGGTAACCCTGATCAGCATTGGAAATATAGTGATATTCAAGGGGGGCAACATTTAGCTAAGTTAGAGGCGATGTCTGCAGAAGAAATAGAACAGATGGGGACTGAATCTGATCCGGCATTGTTTATCTCACCCTCTGGAGGTACAAGGCTGTCCATACCAAACGAAAGTCAATATCCAAAAAGTCAATGGTTGCCCAGAATAGATTTGAAATCTCCTCCTGATTTTGAAAACAAAACACTCGCTATTGATGCATATAAAGCTGCCGATATGGGAAGAAGCACCATTAGTGCTTCTTACAGTGGTATGACATGGCACATGGGTAAGATTGAAGGAACTTATATTTTCTATGTAGATAAACAAAAGACGTTGGATGAAGCCTTAAAGGGTACGGGAGGAGTATTCCAGAGCCTACGACTACCTGGCATGAGTCCAATTAGAATTGATCAACTGGATCTTACTGAAAATGGTTTCTATGGTATTGGTAAAGTATTACCTACTGTTCCTTTTATTGCTGATGCAGATATAGACATCGTCATTGATGGAGACGGAATCCGGTTGAGGAAATTATTTACATCAGAAGAATTTTCCATGCCCTCACCTTTTAGTATTTCTGAAACCACCCTAGAGGTTTCCTTTGGTACAGAAGGCCTTGGCATATCGGGTCAAGTAAATTTTGGCATTGATCAAGTAGGAGAAGGACATATTGGTGCATCGGCATCTACTGAAGGTGGTTTTGAGCTAGAGGGTGTATTTAATTTTGATTCAAATCTTTTTGATCCCGCTGAAATAAGTGTTGAATATAAGGACAATATCTGGACCATCGGTGGTGAAATAGGTATCCCCGAAGGTAAAGTTCGCGGGGTGAAAAGTGCTACCATCAATGCCACCTATAGTGAAAATACGTTCAGTGCCTCCGGCGAAGCAGAACTGGACATTCCGGGTATCGAGCGCGGATCCATGTCCATTGAATACGGGGAAGAGGGCTTCTCTATCGGCGGAAATTTTGATCTGAGCAGTGATATCCCTGGCATCACGGGTGGAAATGTGGAAGCTCGCGTTTCAAAAGCTCCCGGGGCAGAAGAATATGAGGTCTTGGTTTCCGGAACGGCCCAGCCGGATATTCCGGGAATTTCCTCTTCCTTGACCGTGACCTATGACAATGGAGCCCTGACCATCGAAGGACGGGCTTCTTATGAGCGTGGAATGCTCAGCGGAACCATTGAAGTAGGCGCTACCAACCGGGCCATTGGTGAGGATGGCACCCCAGCAGGTGAGCCGGATGACACCATGCGGGTATATGGTGGTGGGAGCCTGACCCTGCAGCTGACCCCTTGGCTAGCGGCTACAGCGGGTGTCACTTTTACACCAGAAGGGGAAATTGAAGTAACGGCCAGACTAGCTTCTGATAGCTATGAAGTATTCAGCAGGAGAGAATTCAACCGTAATCTCTTTACCGTCCCCACCATCGAAATCCCTTTGTTTGCCATTCCATTGGGGCCACGAAGCATTGGTTTAGTCGCCCAAATAGGAGGGGGACTTGATTTTACGGCCGGGTTTGGCCCTGGAGAGCTCCGCAATATGTCTGCGGAGATCACCTACAACCCAGAAAGGGAGCAGGAGACCACTGTAGCCGGCCATGGGGAATTTGCCATACCGGCCGATGCAGGCCTGACGTTGCGCGGTGATTTGAGTTTGGGGGTAAGTGCCGGTATCGCCAGCTTGACCGGTGGCATTGAGTTGGCGGGATCCTTGGGCCTGGAAGGGGAAGCTGCTGCGGAGGTCGACGTAAATTGGAGCCCTCAAACCGGCTTGGCCCTGGATGCAGAAGGCCGAATCACGGTCAATCCCAAGTTTACCTTTGACCTGAATGCTTTTGCACGAGCCAGCCTTGGGGTAGGTTTTTTATCAATTTCCGAAACTTGGCGCCATAACCTGGCTTCCTATGAATGGGGACCCGACATTCAATTTGGGATTGTATTTCCGGTACATTACCGTGAAGGAGAGCCTTTTGATATGTCATTTGATGATATTGAAGTGATTTATCCCGATTTGGACGTGGTAAATATGGCAAAAGGCCTGGCCAGGGATGTTAAAAACGATTTATTTGCTTAA
- a CDS encoding eCIS core domain-containing protein, translated as MRELKKKHKPDQQGNHSLFKKADDQPKDFFGVQAQLEVGKPGDPYEKEADAMADKVVSNSSAPEPVQAKGSEEEEVQQKPLAESISMVQKQDLKEQEEPIQPSTEEEEIQTKAEEEEPIQKQEEEEEPIQAKCDECEQEEAMQAATADSEEKLKAKEADTIPEKDEKENLQAKTNSGVQAIESPLKQSKGTGSGLDQPIKREMEAGFGADFSQVNIHSDANAANMSRQIGAQAFTHDNDIYFNEGKYNPKSPQGKHLLAHELTHTIQQKGMVQKKIQGRLGDGHDFPPASRFSRNVILEATFDNFNTVQSGSNGTHVTLIQNALLGLDYPLPRFGADGSFGDETQRAVKAFQEDVGITVDGIVGTTTIDFLDKRDRGQEVAPEPLPVVANTPINLDNVIAQPGAAPSIALGPGEWGLTFPENVQVNIEVFDNAGVWQPVVTGVTGNYSLQTRLLPGVAEVTGPGGNTTEANYCDQITDMNNLSLASGNWFMEAAIVAHERVHAEKFRDALIDPSVITPLETAIEGITIPVSLLASNEGIAELLIRVRPEFQTALTNAQTNWLNQILVLVGGDHGSPRGTGPTYDGEREILDPMIRRICNHARANGWPSCPPLCT; from the coding sequence ATGAGAGAGTTAAAGAAAAAACATAAACCTGATCAACAAGGTAACCACTCGCTTTTCAAGAAGGCGGATGATCAGCCAAAGGATTTTTTTGGTGTCCAGGCACAACTGGAAGTGGGAAAACCTGGGGATCCTTATGAAAAAGAAGCAGATGCCATGGCTGACAAGGTAGTCAGTAATTCTTCTGCACCTGAGCCTGTACAAGCCAAAGGATCAGAGGAGGAAGAAGTGCAGCAGAAACCCCTTGCTGAATCCATCAGCATGGTTCAAAAGCAAGACTTGAAAGAGCAAGAGGAACCCATACAACCATCTACGGAAGAGGAAGAAATACAAACCAAAGCGGAAGAAGAAGAACCTATCCAAAAGCAGGAGGAAGAAGAAGAGCCTATTCAGGCCAAATGTGATGAATGTGAGCAGGAAGAAGCCATGCAGGCAGCTACAGCAGATTCCGAAGAAAAGTTAAAAGCCAAAGAAGCAGACACTATTCCGGAAAAAGATGAAAAGGAGAATCTTCAGGCCAAGACGAATAGTGGGGTACAGGCAATCGAAAGTCCTTTGAAACAAAGTAAAGGGACGGGAAGTGGGCTTGATCAACCTATCAAGCGCGAGATGGAAGCTGGTTTTGGTGCTGACTTTAGTCAAGTCAACATCCATTCTGATGCAAATGCGGCAAACATGAGTCGGCAAATTGGGGCACAAGCCTTTACCCATGATAATGACATCTATTTTAATGAAGGCAAATACAATCCCAAGTCCCCACAAGGCAAGCACTTATTGGCCCATGAGCTCACGCATACCATCCAGCAAAAAGGAATGGTGCAGAAGAAAATCCAAGGGAGGTTAGGGGATGGACATGATTTCCCTCCCGCTAGCAGGTTTTCCAGAAACGTCATTTTAGAGGCTACCTTTGATAATTTCAATACCGTCCAATCAGGAAGCAACGGTACGCATGTCACCCTGATCCAAAATGCACTGCTCGGCCTGGATTATCCGTTACCGAGATTTGGTGCGGACGGATCATTTGGAGACGAGACTCAGCGGGCGGTCAAAGCCTTTCAAGAAGATGTGGGCATAACGGTTGATGGTATTGTGGGCACCACCACCATTGATTTTCTGGATAAAAGAGACCGGGGACAAGAAGTAGCTCCGGAGCCTTTGCCCGTGGTGGCCAATACACCTATCAATTTGGATAACGTCATTGCGCAGCCAGGCGCTGCTCCTTCGATTGCATTGGGGCCAGGAGAATGGGGCCTTACTTTTCCGGAAAATGTACAGGTAAATATTGAGGTATTTGATAATGCGGGCGTTTGGCAGCCTGTGGTCACAGGGGTAACGGGAAACTATTCCCTGCAGACCCGCTTATTGCCGGGAGTTGCTGAAGTAACTGGACCAGGTGGAAATACGACAGAAGCCAACTATTGTGACCAGATCACTGATATGAATAACCTGTCCCTAGCATCCGGCAACTGGTTTATGGAGGCCGCTATAGTGGCTCATGAGCGCGTTCATGCAGAAAAATTCAGAGATGCCTTAATCGATCCGAGCGTGATTACACCGTTGGAGACAGCCATTGAAGGCATTACCATTCCGGTAAGTCTCCTTGCTTCCAATGAGGGGATTGCAGAACTGCTCATCCGGGTGAGGCCTGAATTTCAAACGGCACTGACCAATGCCCAAACCAACTGGCTCAATCAAATTCTGGTATTGGTCGGAGGAGATCATGGGTCTCCAAGAGGAACAGGCCCCACTTATGATGGCGAGAGGGAAATCTTAGACCCGATGATCAGAAGGATCTGTAACCATGCAAGGGCCAATGGCTGGCCGTCATGTCCCCCTTTATGCACTTGA
- a CDS encoding contractile injection system tape measure protein → MNDLTSHILHKVLVELNVSDQKTGFAIQNSIASFVQKELLPLLEEHFNEMEQQLHGSHLQIPQFNIHLHGGKKLFNSQGSTSHQLVLDHLLEQFSQQVEQQLRQWSKKVRLERSSWQAVSPITIPSDLHGQEKTAKNRQLTKSQRDAESIIYILTHGSNPWWLHEDERVKFFSDWSRMDASLKECFKQPQIQSFFKEIAKSPAILKRLIQQISNNQLEKIYGELSQFHYELTFIQSFKTLVNTTGDKRFRTVFWQTVFGSLSRSYFERNFVTDVKQLWQEGLEAYPEGHHTLIKIVDQLMHAASDLHRVKSWMNNYEYIHFKEKYDSLIKKYNDSETKPVKNHGKNNLLREMKALWEGKHTTRTRHTSAIATPAEIASTSSNADKEESQLATGIIVNQAGLVMLHPFIGQLFRSVKLLAEDNTIQNKTLATHLLHYVATKQENAFEQDMVFEKYSCNVGLETSLEREVSLSKDMKSAAEEMLAAAIGHWTALKNTHVDTLRAEFLCRPGKLITKENHHKLIIERKTQDILMDQLPWNIGLVKFPWKKQLLFVEW, encoded by the coding sequence GTGAACGACCTGACGAGCCATATTCTCCATAAAGTACTGGTGGAACTTAATGTTTCGGATCAGAAAACTGGTTTTGCCATCCAGAATAGCATTGCTTCCTTTGTGCAGAAGGAGCTGTTACCGCTATTGGAAGAGCATTTTAATGAGATGGAGCAGCAACTCCACGGAAGTCATTTGCAGATACCGCAATTTAATATTCATCTCCATGGTGGTAAAAAGCTGTTTAATTCCCAAGGCAGCACCTCTCACCAACTGGTCCTTGACCATTTATTGGAACAATTTAGTCAGCAAGTAGAACAACAATTGAGACAGTGGAGCAAAAAGGTGCGCCTCGAACGGTCATCATGGCAAGCGGTGTCTCCTATCACTATCCCATCTGATCTGCATGGGCAGGAAAAAACTGCCAAAAACAGGCAGCTGACCAAAAGTCAAAGGGATGCGGAATCCATCATCTATATCTTAACGCATGGCAGTAACCCTTGGTGGCTTCACGAGGATGAGCGGGTGAAGTTTTTTTCAGATTGGAGTAGGATGGATGCCTCCTTAAAGGAATGCTTCAAACAACCACAAATCCAATCGTTCTTCAAGGAAATAGCCAAAAGTCCTGCTATTCTCAAGCGGTTAATCCAACAGATTTCCAATAACCAATTGGAGAAAATTTACGGTGAATTGAGCCAATTTCACTATGAATTAACTTTTATTCAATCCTTTAAAACGTTGGTCAATACCACCGGAGATAAGCGCTTTAGAACCGTGTTTTGGCAAACCGTGTTCGGTAGCCTTTCAAGGAGCTATTTTGAGCGGAATTTTGTAACCGATGTGAAGCAGCTTTGGCAAGAAGGTTTGGAAGCCTATCCAGAAGGACACCATACCCTCATCAAGATAGTGGATCAGCTTATGCATGCCGCCAGCGATCTTCATCGGGTAAAATCGTGGATGAACAATTATGAGTATATACATTTCAAGGAGAAATATGACAGTTTAATTAAAAAATACAACGACTCAGAAACAAAACCTGTCAAAAACCATGGTAAAAATAATTTACTTCGGGAAATGAAAGCATTATGGGAGGGCAAGCATACAACCCGGACACGGCACACTTCGGCCATTGCCACTCCTGCGGAGATAGCGTCCACTTCTTCCAATGCAGATAAGGAAGAAAGCCAACTTGCAACAGGAATCATTGTAAACCAAGCGGGATTGGTAATGTTACATCCTTTTATCGGCCAACTATTTCGGTCCGTTAAGCTATTGGCGGAAGACAACACCATTCAAAACAAAACGCTGGCAACCCACCTATTACATTACGTAGCGACCAAACAGGAAAATGCCTTTGAACAGGATATGGTATTTGAAAAGTACAGCTGTAATGTAGGATTGGAAACTTCCTTGGAAAGGGAAGTTTCTCTTTCCAAGGATATGAAATCGGCAGCGGAAGAAATGTTAGCTGCAGCCATTGGACATTGGACGGCCCTAAAAAATACCCATGTGGATACCTTGAGGGCAGAATTTCTGTGCAGGCCAGGTAAGTTGATCACAAAAGAAAATCATCACAAATTGATCATCGAGCGCAAGACCCAGGATATCCTCATGGATCAATTGCCGTGGAACATAGGTTTGGTCAAGTTCCCCTGGAAGAAGCAGTTATTGTTTGTGGAATGGTAA